The Colius striatus isolate bColStr4 chromosome 9, bColStr4.1.hap1, whole genome shotgun sequence genome contains the following window.
GGCTTATCATAGACCTAGAGTATCCAGACGAGACCTATGAGTGGACACCTAATAACCTGATTTCTACCAAAATGTCCTGTGTCTTAAATATAAGTACTATAAGCACTGCAGTGCCCACCTTCAAACCTTGACCACCATGCCAGACACGTATCATAAACTCGGAATTTATATGCTTAGTTAAGATATAAAGCTTGCTGCTATATATCTAAGAGGAGTAGTACTTCTGTTGATTTGTTTCTAACAATTGTTTTGGGTGCAGAAGTCCAGATTAGCGACTTGACATCCATAAATAAAAGCTTTGCCTGATTTTCCAATTTCTACAAGTCTAAATAAGTAACACAATATGAGAAGACATGCTTAAAAGTACCATATCGTGTGTGTTAACACTGAAAAGTTGTGAATGTAAGAGGGTCAAAGTACAGAATGTTACATATACAGTATGTGTGCAGTTGCATATGCATGTTCATAGACATGACTCGAGTTCAACAAATATAATGTCAAAAatttgactctgtgccatttgTTTCAGGCAGTTATTTGGCAGAAAACCAGGGTATCGGATCACAAAATGGCCTGTATGTCAGTTCTGGGAACAGCCGTTATGGGCAGTATGGTACCTTTTCAACACTGCTGTGAAGATCCTGAGGTGAGTTTAAACTTCCTTCTCACAAATCCACTTAAAGCCTGTCAATGAAGACAGCTAAATCCAAATTCAAAAAGAAGAAGATTTTGAAAAAGATAATATTATTTCCAGATTGACATCTTATTAATACATTTGATTCTATTACTGTCCTCTTTATAAAATTAATTGGTTTGGTGATTGAAAATCCACTCTTCACTCCAAGAATCATCTAGTCAGGACTCACGTGGTACTGATCAAATGGCAGTAAAAACAGTTGTGATGACAAATGCAGAATTGCTGATTGCTCAGAGCTGTCTAAGTTGGATTCTTGGCCTCCAGGCAGGTTGTGCTCTGGTTGATATCTAAGCATTTGTATCATTCTCATCCTTGTGGCCTCTTAGCCTTATACTCTAAAGAATATGTCCTCAATTTCATTGAGGGACACTTTTGCAGCAAAAGAAACATATACTTACAAGGCAAGTTCTGCGAAATTTCCACTAAACATGTATTTCAAGGAAATGCTAATTAGTTTTCAAAAAATTCAATGCACTTGACATTCTTTGCTCCTGCTGAGGGAATTTCCCATGGTACTCTCCTTtgtctaatatttttttaaaattgttttctctcCGTCCATTTTTGTTGGAGACATTAGTATGAAAGGGAATCTTGCTACTGCTGATTCTTCAAAGTTGCATTTTCCTGTATCTTGTAGTAATAATCTTGACCAGTCACCTAGATGAGATGCATCACCATCTGTAAAGTCATAGTGGCTGTTAAACACAACTTACCATCTTGAATGCAGCATAGGAAGTTGTGTTAACTAGCATTATTCAGACTTAAATCTTGAGCTTGTCAGAATGCTTCCACAATATACATGCATGGAAATgaggggggcaaaaaaaaatcaaagttgcTTCTTGTAGTTTACAAAGTCTTAGATGAAGAGGACATCCAGAGTCATTCTTACCTGAGTGCAGGTTGGATGTGCCCCCAAGCGTAAGTGCAGGAGGCTCCAAAAGGAAGACATGGGGGTATTTAGAAGGGACTAGCTTGAAGGAGGGACTCAGATTCTCAGGTTACCTCTTTGCTATATCATGAGGCATTCGTATTCCTTGAATAGAAGTTGGGGAACattccatctctctctctctctctctctaaatAGTGTGTAAAATACCGTGTGCATCATTTATAGGTGTATAAGTGAGCCATGCCTATTGCTCATGCACAAATCTGTGTTCAGAAACCATGGGCATATCTAAATGAAGCAGCCAAACAGTATGAAATGACAGAATTAAAGTTGCCTGTGTAACCCTTGCTTTCTCCCTTGTGTGCAGATATTGGGATAGGTGTTTAATGATAAGTCAtatgctgtttttttccttcctattaTGTCTGTGCCTCATTCAGTACACAGACCAGAGAGCAGATctctatttattttcctttcctactCATTCATTGTGTAGATCCTTACTGCTTTGCTGCAAAGGTTGGTATGAAGACAAAACTAATCTCGCTAAAACAGCTTACTGTAAGCAGTACCTTACTAGCTGCAGAGTTAAAACTTCTGTAATGAGTGACccagagattttaaaaactgGCCTTCTtcaaaacatagaatcataggatcatagaatggtaggagttggaagggcactttagagatcatctagtccaatattAGCACTGAATTAAACAAGGACACATTTCAAGCTAACCCCAGAGCATGTAAACTCAGGAGATActtgtaaaataaaaagagaactAGGAAAATAAAACTCGACACAACTTTTTACAGGTGCAAAACAGCATCTATACTTTTCACATCCTTCAGTCTTGCAAATGGATGGATCAATTTTGGCCAAAAACTTTCACGTAGGACATTTTCCtagtctcttctttttctgtggaGGTTAAATTTAGCAGATACACATGCTGCTGGGAAGAAGATAAGTACTTAAGGCAGACATTCTACCACTCAACAGAGATATATTTTAATAGATATGTAAGTTGTTTTTTACGAAAATACTGTTTTTGTAAACAGTTGATCTAATTTTAAAGCTAAGTTCTGGAATGTTTTCCAGTCTCTAATTTTATCTTTATCCTTCATATAGTTTAATATATGAAAATTCTAATGAAAAATACTAGTTTTAGAAATTGTTACTAACTTTTAATGAACATACTGATTCTCTGTATGGCTTTAAATAATAACAGCAGTCAGCCACTTCTCAATCTGCCAACTTCTTAAATGAGTAATTTAGAGACTTTCACTTTTGTTGTAATGTTACCTGTATGTAAAAATACTGTTTGAAGTGAAAGAAATGTACAAATATTTGTAAGTTAGAAGAAGAGCTTGAACTCTAGAGGAAGAACGTTCAGGGAGGATATGCTAAAGTTGCAGGATAAAATCTGGAAGTGCTGCATGTTGTTTTCTGATAATCATCCAACAGATATTTGACACCTCTTTAACTTGACCAGTGGTATTTGGTTATGTGTGACCAGAACACTCCAACTTTAGCACAGAATGCGTATTACAAGGTCAAGAGGGAATAAGGGAGCACATGAGCAGATAGCTGGTGTGACGTAGATGAATGGGAAGGATAGGCCAAATCCCAGggattttaaattctgtttcaaaTGCTTGGTAATCTGGATTTTAGTAAATAGAGGTAGTTCTGCcaaaaacaaaactaacaaGGTCTGATTTCTGTGTTCAGTGAAGCACCCTGCTGCCACAACGTTTTCCcaactttctcttctctcaaaAATCTCCATCTTCATGATGCCTCAGTGTTCACCTATTAGCTGGGGCAATATGTGTAGGCTGGTTGTCACATCAGTTCTTATGTGCTGATGGATCCTGGCTTTTTAAAAGTTGCAATTGCCTTTTCATAAGTAAGCCTCTCCTGTCCAAACAGCTGTCAGTTATCACAGAAATTGTAGAAATATAATATCTTTGGGATTTCTACTTCTTTATCAGATTGAATTGAAATTGATCCAACAGTTTCAAAGTTGCTTGGCGGGTGAGGTGATGGGTCAGGCAGCACAAGTCATGCAGCCTCATTTTgaccttaaaaaaacctcaaacaaaaaaactaaactaaagaatctgaacagaaaaatcgTAAATCTTGGGAGTTAGTGGTAGGTACACAAATTATGTGTGGTTTGttggtggagttttttttttgttgttggttggttgttttgggtttttttctgaggctCCTTGGCAATGCTGTGTGCTCACAGATTCTACTGCAGTCTGTGAATCATGGGTGCTCAGCACTCTTGAGAGTCAGATGATTTGGATACAGGTGGCGTAGGTAAATATAGGTGCCCTGAAAAAATGTTCTGTGACAGGCTATTTAAGGTGTGCTGTGTTTGGAAAGGGAGGGATTATGTGTTTTGGGCTTTCTCCCTAGAGGTAATGCACTCCTGCCTTCGCCAAGTTTGTCAGTGGTCCACGCCTTGAGCTTGTCCAGGGTTAAGTTGGCAACCCCCTGCAGTCAGCAAACCTAAAGCTGACTGGGGTTCTTTGCAACCTTCAGCTGCAGACAGCAACCTGGTGCAACTGGCAGTCCAAATGTAGGAAATTTGGCAATAAATTGATCAAGGAAAGTAGATACAAACCCATCCTTCtcaactttttgtttttttctttgagtgatttttaccttttttttgtaTCATAACTTTCAAGAAGCAGTGCATGCATTTAAATAACTTGGGCTCCTGTATAATTCCATTTTAATATCTTATCTCTAAAAGATTTTTTAGGGGTTCTCTTTTTTAACATGGCTTTTGCACTGTATTTGTTTTATCATTGCAGATAAATCTCTCTGGATTTCTCCCAAAAGCTGAGTCAGACAGTTCTTTAACAAGCCTTTCAAGTTCAGAAAggagtttcatttttgtaaataATCGTCCAGTTCATCAGAAGGAAATACTGAAGGTAACATCCTCAAGCTTTTTATTCATAGAATACAAATGTGACTTTTTGAGgtcagagacccctctgcaatcTGCAACCTTTTTCCCCACATAAAATAACCATCCTATTACCTTATTACAACAAAATCTGTGTTTACAACAGAAATCTCTTCCACAGGTCTAATGCCCTGGGTGCCTCAGTTCTGTTCTATTTGCTGCAGTCACTTACAACCATAGAGCTGAAGATTATGTTTAtggttgttttaaaaatgtaatttcagaTACTCTAACGTAAGAGACTAGAATAGATGATTCTTTCTTTATATTGGCCTGCAGAAATACATCTGTACAGTTTTACATGGGGGAGGTTTATGCTGGTTTCTTGTAAGAGAAATTTTCTGAAAgtaaagtttttattttcttcactttctgcTGTGGGTTTATCAAGCAAATAGCATGCTTTCCCTTTTAATTTGTGTATGCATTGGACAAAAATGAAAGTGATAGTGCAGCAGCGTTGACTACAGCTAGACATTGTGTAGGCAGAATTTGATATTCTTGGGTTTCTCACACTACTGAACCTTGCAGCACCTCAGTTAGAGCAGCGTTGCTGTCCTAATCCTTGCCCTCCCCAGAAAAGAAAATCGTGTTCATGCCAAAGTATATATGTAGGTTTTAAAGTGGAGACAAtgaatttgttttcagttggCAAGCAAAGCTTTGTAGATGTAAACCCTGAACTGGTGTTGATATGTTAGGTGTCAAATAAGGCTATTCTATCTTCACGCAGCATTTGATGTGCCTGGTTCTTCTGGGAGTTCAAAGCTCAGCTTGAATTCCATGACAGAGACAGCTTTATAACCAGAGCATGGAGGCTTAGATTCAAGGTGGAACATAGAGTGCTGTCATACAAAGCAAAATTACATTGCCAGTAGTTTAGGGCTCTTCTTGTATTAGTGTGATAGTATTCCACTGCTCTTTTTTATTTGGTCCATATTTTAAGTTTATTCTTTTGGTCAGGTGAAGAAAAGAGTCCATCTGTAAGAGTGCATTTTGATGGATTTGGAAAAGCTATAGATCACTTTTATCTGCATGCTAAATATGGGAAAGGAGTACTGGTGGATGTCTAGTTACTGCAGTTCACAGACAGATGAGGACAGACTAAGGGAATACTAAGGttaaaagaatttgaaaatatttttaggtaCTGTTACTTAAGTAATaattaagaattaaaaataaataaaaatgaaaatttattttgcagTAGTTCTTCGTGTTTTTTAATGCGttcaattttgttttgttagcaTATTCTTTTCTCCAGTATGTATGTCTGTGGAAGGATCCCTGATACTAGAGGGAAATGAAAGGATCTTTCTTTAATCCTTCTAGTTAACAAGACCAACATTTTGAAACAACTACTTAATTTAGTAAGCTTTTGAAGGAGTTTTTGGGAGGATTATAGAGAAAATAGTAAGGGCAAGCAGGGTCTGGGGAAAAGCTGTAAATTTATATCACTGTTATGGATGAGGGAGCCTTGCTTTCCTCGATGTGTCTGAATGCCTGCCTGCCCAAGGGAAGTGGGGAATCAATTTCTTGATTTATCTTAgtgtgtgtggcttttgctttatctaTTAAACGGCCTtgatctcaacccacaagttttctcatCGTTGCTACtctgattctctcccctatCTCACTGTGGGGGGTGAGTGAGTGAGTAGTTGTGAAGGGTTTAGTTGCTAAACCTTTTTAGCATTCCTTTAAGGTGAAAAAACACCAGCACCAGCAAACCAATTATGCTTTCATGATGtaaaattttgtttctgtgccTTTGTGTCTGTTTTATTGCCTTTAATGATATCTCTTCATGAAATCAATTTCTAGTTAATTCGACAGTACTACAATCTGGTGACACACAAGGACTGTACTCGCTTAtatcctgttttctttctcaatatTACTGTGCCTGCCTCTGCCGTGGATGTGAATTTAACACCTGATAAAACTCAAGTTTTACTTCATTATAAGGTAACTGAGGTTTTAATCTGGTTTTGATCTGTTAGCTTTTTACTTCTGTAAGCATAATAAAGGTTTCTGAGATTACTGAAACATTTGAAGGTAAACAGTGACACTGATATATCTTTTTTATGTAACATGATAGCTTGCCTTTATCACAGGACAGTTTTATTTGGAAAGTATTGAACAGGCTAAGTGGAAGGCTATTCAAAATTGATTTGCTAGTTCCTTTCACAGATTATCTTTACAGTGTAGATATGTTTGTGTATCACTCGGGTTTCAGATGGCTTTATAGTGAGAGAAGCTAAATGGAATTATGATATGTGACCCTACATAAATCTCATGTTTAACTTCATAATCACATTAAGTAATCaccttttaaaagctgtgtacaTTAAGGTGCGGGTGGGGGGTAGTTGATTTCCGGTTAAAGCAATATTTTGCATTAGAAAAaaggttgtttcttttttttttttccacagaatggtagggattggaattCTTATTATTCTGtgtgttgtttttccttttcatttccatCATTTTCTGTACAGCTGGCTTAGAAGCATGCACCATAAAAGCACCTGAACAAACATGCTTACATGCAGTGGGATGTTGCTGGTGCATTTGTATTCACTACAAAGTCTCTAACCCCTTGTTAAATAGGAATAGCTTTACCTGATACTGGTTTAAGTAGTGAGTAACTTTTTATAAAGCAAGCAGTTAATTGGTTTTGTGATAACCATTGAGGCAGAATACCTGTCACAAAACATTTGAGGCTAAATGTGTCCAGTTCAGAGTCTTTTTTGAACAACTGAAATGCAAAATCTGTCCAGATTTGCCtgaaaaatattccaaataAGATCACTTGGCTTATTGTTCTATATTCTCCGTATCTGTCAGTTACATTTTCAGGTGTGCTTATGTGTGtgccctttttgttttgtttttcaggaatCTGTCTTGCTTGCTGTTGAAAATGTGTTGAAGTCACTGTATGGGCCGCTACCTGCTGCAGTCCCTGGTGAAAGTAATAAAACAGATGTTAACTCAGAAGACATGTTTGTTCATAGAACAGAACAAACAGATGTGGTTGTTAATAAAATGAGGCCATCTGGAAACGATAATCTACATGCTCATACTTCATTCCTTTCATTCAGTAGTGATGTGCAAAACTGTCAAGCAGGAAAAAACACAGAGATCTGCTTAAATCATCAGACGTTTTGTGGTGATAATGTACATAGCTGCCTGGACAAAAAAGAGGTTTCTAAGAATGATGCCTGTCCAGACAGTTCCTTAAATTTATTGTGTGAGGAGGAACAGAATGGACAAAACATGACTGATGTTCAAAGTGACAGTGTTCTTGACCCCAAGTCTAAAAAAGCTGATGAGCATCTTTTGAATTCTGATAATATTGatgaaatagaaagaaataagCAAGCCTTAGTCCCTAAAGACTTACCTGAAATCTCTGCTGATAATTGGAGTATGGGAAGTGGATTTAAAAACAGTCTAGGAGATAACTTGGAACCTGTTAAGATTTTGATTCCTGAAGTTGTAGAAACAATAAATAAGCAAAATGAACATACTGATGAACAAAGCAATGGTCCACAAGTCTCAAATCAaagcataaagaaaagaaatgtgttcAGTGATAAATTTGGACACGTGACAGCTTATGACTTAATTAGTAGTAGAATAATAAGGAAAGCCAAGTCTGCATTTGGATTTTTCACTGAAGAATGTCGTCCAAAATTAATTGCTGATAATCCGAAGACCAGCATGGGGGACATCCTTCTGAAAATTGAAGAGCAGTGGAAGAATttgaatgaagaggaaaaaaagaagtaagtTTTTAGGCTGTAACTTACTTCTAAATCTGGTAGTTAACCCATGACTCACctgtagtgattttttttttaaaagtagcttCCCAGTTGTGAAATAAtagaatagaaaaatattttttatcttttcaaaatCAACATCGATATTGTGACTAGTCATCTTTTGCTATGTGCAGATGTGCACTGCAGATTTGAGTTACTCATTTTGTCACTTTCATGCAGCAGTTAGGTAGGGGCAGTTTAGCTGGGTTGTTATTTAGAGATAACAGGCAAGAAAATGTACTGTTTGAATCCTGCAAACTTCTGCTTTCTGAGGGCAGCCTGTAGGTTGTCACTCTGATGCACTGTCAGTGAAAACCAGCATGGTGGTGGATGAGCCACAGTATAGCTCCTCCAAAGCTTTTCcaataaaatgttcttttttatttctacaaAGTGAGAATTCATTTTCAGGGTCTTTAGTACTTTAATGTTTGGTAAACTCCTTTCCTCTAAATTAAGTATGTATCACAACTGAGGCTACCTCAGAATTGTATTTATAAACCAAATCAAATGACACAAAGAATTTCCTTTTCCCCTAAACAGCTATTCAGAGACTTCAGAGAGTATATTCCACTGTGAATTTTAATCTGtttcaagcaaaacaaaacctttttttagGCTACAGTCTGAGCAGCTAAATTTTgtagttttctgaaagaaatcacAGAGTTTTTGAAATCCATATGCAagtaatggaaatattttagtCTAATTTGGGACCATAGTTCGATTAGTTAAAATATTATGGATATATTGTCCTTTATAAAACTTGTAGTAAAAGATTAATTAGAATAACACATTTTGAGACATTCTAAGacggtttaaaaaaaaaagaaacactgcaTTTTCCAGGTCTTGTTTGTAATTTTGCAAAGTGTAAAACATTGTAGGATATCACACAAATTCGGAAAATAGAAGCAATGCTTCAGTAGTTCTACATGTAATGATTTTAGTGCTTACTGTGATTTGTAGTGGAGAGTTTGAGAGTGGAAATTTTGCTTCTGAAGAACAAACTCCTTGTAAATCTtgtgaaaatgcattttattcatGATATGGAAGCAAGGAGAGGGAATTAGGAAAGACCATTGAGAAGGAAATTATACTAGCCAAAACGGTAATTTTAACTCTAAAGAGAGATTTGATTAGGGGAATAGTAAGAAAGAGAAGCTATATACATTGAATTATTGCTAATATATCTGTTTTTTCATTGATTTGTTGACTTTGAAATCATCTACATCGTTCTGAATACCAGCTAAACCAgagttaaataaaaccttttta
Protein-coding sequences here:
- the PMS1 gene encoding PMS1 protein homolog 1 isoform X3 is translated as MKQLSAETIRLISSSQVITSVVSVVKELIENSLDAGASNIDIKLENYGLHKIEVRDNGNGIKVDDVPVMAIKHYTSKISSSEDLERLTTYGFRGEALGSICCISEVLVTTRTAVDDFSTQYTLDSTGHITSKKPSHLGQGTTVTVLKLFQNLPVRKQFYSTNRKCKEELKKIQDLLTAYGIIKPDLRITLTHNKAVIWQKTRVSDHKMACMSVLGTAVMGSMVPFQHCCEDPEINLSGFLPKAESDSSLTSLSSSERSFIFVNNRPVHQKEILKLIRQYYNLVTHKDCTRLYPVFFLNITVPASAVDVNLTPDKTQVLLHYKESVLLAVENVLKSLYGPLPAAVPGESNKTDVNSEDMFVHRTEQTDVVVNKMRPSGNDNLHAHTSFLSFSSDVQNCQAGKNTEICLNHQTFCGDNVHSCLDKKEVSKNDACPDSSLNLLCEEEQNGQNMTDVQSDSVLDPKSKKADEHLLNSDNIDEIERNKQALVPKDLPEISADNWSMGSGFKNSLGDNLEPVKILIPEVVETINKQNEHTDEQSNGPQVSNQSIKKRNVFSDKFGHVTAYDLISSRIIRKAKSAFGFFTEECRPKLIADNPKTSMGDILLKIEEQWKNLNEEEKKNYEIKAAKDLERYNREVKKATGQTVHRPTKETEKQKTKLKTSPSDQRKLDKIFHVQIEKKWKPEQPTKIVTVPFSLSSCTHHLQKHEKKDSDEHELFLIRRQSFPDVWIFSNERKLMLLNPYRLEEALLRKRLLMNHKLPVEKLDKPIVLMDSLIGGSQYMAALYKMQKDYQSFNGSGYLSDPRLVANGFQIKVIEVFTF